One Procambarus clarkii isolate CNS0578487 chromosome 15, FALCON_Pclarkii_2.0, whole genome shotgun sequence DNA segment encodes these proteins:
- the LOC138365092 gene encoding peptidyl-prolyl cis-trans isomerase-like, with amino-acid sequence MGLTLSTGDNVADTVDSYQHDLFHFLQESEVVGVLEPSCTLAFLDLGWAGSTRGRVTIRLTPDTPLARQFVLLCTGQRGHTYRNTKLLGMWNKGEPGEWVVGRDYESNNGEGGVRLLPDLQGQYRESGRAGAVWAFGGPLASRSAQFNITTRDNQGDYQWSGVFGDVVSGLDVLTIT; translated from the exons atggggctgacattgtccacaggtgataatgtggCTGACACTGTCGACAG ttatcagcatgatttatttcattttctgcaggagagtgaggttgtgggcgtgctggagccctcctgcaccctggcgttccttgacctcgggtgggcagGGTCAACacgagggcgggtcaccatccggctgacccctgacactccgctggccagacagtttgtgttgttgtgtacgggccagcggggccacacctaccgcaacactaaactgttgggGATGTGGAACAAGGGTGAACcgggggagtgggtggtgggcagagactacgagagtaataatggtgagggaggagtccgactgctgcctgacctccaggggcagtaccgggagTCAGGCCGGGCAGGAGCTGTGTGGGCCTTTGGTGGGCCGTTGGCTTCCAGGAGTGCCCagttcaacatcaccaccagggacaACCAGGGTGATTACCAGTGGTCAggtgtcttcggtgatgtggtgagcggtctggatgtg ctcactatcacataa